One genomic window of Bradyrhizobium sp. B124 includes the following:
- a CDS encoding ABC-F family ATP-binding cassette domain-containing protein → MLSITDISVRIAGRLLIDHSSVQIVPGARVGFVGRNGVGKSTLFHAIRGELPTESGSIALPPRWRIGSLAQEAPDGPESLINVVLKADLERDALLREAETAHDPHRIAEIQTRLVDIDAHSAPARAAAILSGLGFSTSDQARPCAEFSGGWRMRVALAATLFSAPDLLLLDEPTNYLDLEGTLWLENHLANYPRTVIVISHDRDLLDTSVDQILHLDRGKLTLYKGTYSSFEEQRAARELLDAKHAKRQADERKRLQDFVDRFKAKASKARQAQSRVKMLERMKPITALVTQDVREISFPAPEKLLSPPIIAVDDVSVGYEPGKPVLNRVTLRIDTDDRIALLGANGNGKSTLVKLLAGKLAPFAGRITRADKLSVGYFAQHQVDELNLDGSPYDHIRKLMPEAPESKVRGRVGAIGFSGKAGDTLVKSLSGGEKARLLLGLATFYAPNMIILDEPTNHLDIDSRAALAEAINEFPGAIMMVSHDRYLIEACADRLWVVANQTVTAYDGDLDEYRRMILSANDGRTAARERVKEPAKPERNRNEKRASPRQRVAQAESEIERINGIIAKIDTALALPDIFARDPKQAAQLTKARAGAESALQRAEEEWLEASAELDEAAN, encoded by the coding sequence ATGCTCTCCATCACTGACATTTCAGTCCGGATCGCCGGGCGGCTGTTGATTGATCACAGTTCTGTGCAAATCGTGCCCGGCGCACGCGTCGGATTTGTCGGCCGCAACGGTGTCGGCAAGTCGACGCTGTTTCATGCCATCCGGGGCGAGCTCCCGACCGAGAGCGGCAGCATCGCGCTTCCGCCGCGCTGGCGGATCGGCAGCCTCGCGCAGGAAGCGCCCGACGGGCCCGAAAGCCTGATCAATGTCGTGCTGAAGGCTGACCTCGAGCGCGACGCGCTGCTGCGCGAGGCCGAGACTGCGCACGACCCGCATCGGATTGCCGAGATCCAGACCCGGCTGGTCGACATCGACGCCCACTCCGCCCCGGCCCGCGCTGCGGCGATCCTCTCCGGCCTCGGCTTCTCGACATCAGACCAGGCACGGCCGTGCGCGGAATTCTCCGGCGGCTGGCGCATGCGCGTCGCGCTGGCGGCGACGCTGTTCTCCGCGCCCGATCTCCTGCTGCTGGACGAGCCGACCAACTATCTCGATCTCGAGGGCACGCTGTGGCTCGAGAACCACCTCGCCAACTATCCGCGCACGGTGATCGTGATCAGCCACGACCGCGATCTCCTCGACACCTCGGTCGATCAGATCCTGCACCTCGATCGCGGCAAGCTCACGCTCTACAAGGGCACCTATTCCTCGTTCGAGGAACAGCGCGCCGCGCGCGAATTGCTCGACGCCAAGCACGCCAAGCGGCAGGCCGATGAGCGCAAGCGCCTGCAGGACTTCGTCGACCGCTTCAAGGCCAAGGCCTCCAAGGCGCGGCAGGCGCAGTCGCGCGTCAAGATGCTGGAGCGGATGAAGCCGATCACCGCGCTGGTGACCCAGGACGTTCGCGAGATCTCCTTTCCGGCACCGGAGAAGCTGCTGTCGCCGCCGATCATCGCGGTCGATGACGTCTCGGTCGGCTACGAGCCGGGCAAGCCCGTGCTCAATCGCGTGACGCTGCGCATCGATACCGACGACCGCATCGCGCTGCTCGGGGCCAACGGCAACGGCAAGTCGACGCTGGTCAAGCTGCTGGCAGGCAAGCTCGCGCCGTTCGCGGGCAGGATCACGCGGGCGGACAAGCTGTCGGTCGGCTATTTCGCCCAGCATCAGGTCGACGAGCTCAACCTCGACGGCTCGCCCTACGATCACATCCGCAAGCTGATGCCCGAGGCGCCGGAGAGCAAGGTGCGCGGCCGCGTCGGCGCGATCGGCTTCTCCGGCAAGGCCGGCGACACGCTGGTGAAGAGCCTGTCGGGCGGCGAGAAGGCGCGGCTGCTGCTTGGGCTTGCGACGTTCTACGCGCCCAACATGATCATCCTGGACGAGCCGACCAACCATCTCGACATCGACAGCCGCGCGGCGCTGGCAGAGGCAATCAACGAATTCCCCGGCGCCATCATGATGGTCTCGCACGATCGTTATCTGATCGAGGCCTGCGCCGACCGATTGTGGGTCGTCGCCAACCAGACCGTGACGGCATATGACGGCGATCTCGACGAATATCGACGCATGATCCTGTCGGCCAATGACGGACGGACGGCCGCGCGCGAGCGCGTCAAGGAGCCGGCAAAGCCGGAACGCAACCGCAATGAGAAGCGCGCTTCACCGAGGCAGCGGGTCGCGCAGGCGGAGAGCGAGATCGAGCGCATCAACGGCATCATCGCGAAGATCGATACCGCGCTGGCGCTGCCCGACATTTTCGCGCGCGATCCCAAGCAGGCCGCACAGCTGACCAAGGCGCGCGCCGGCGCCGAGAGCGCGCTGCAACGCGCCGAGGAAGAATGGCTGGAAGCGAGCGCCGAACTCGACGAAGCCGCGAACTAG